A single region of the Halostella litorea genome encodes:
- the xseA gene encoding exodeoxyribonuclease VII large subunit, producing the protein MADAPDTERQAVEPDAKEVLSVSQLNDRIASVVQDTPALNGVRCIGEVTDLHQNSTALYFTLTDGDAELPCMIWANRYREMDADLEDGTEVILEGDIDYWVEGGKIDLKPWEVIVVGDGDQAAAVERLRSELEERGWFDDEQKQQPPAFPERVGVVTSLRGDARYDIQNAIHEQDPTVDILVKDATVQGSNAPTSIANGIHHLDRSEDVDAIIIGRGGGSDSNLQAFNTERVAEAIFTANTPVVTAIGHTDDRLIADQVTDVATITPTAAGEYIANSRNDFLASEIEPLEQQLDAAYETFQQEHEHEAELAEAVEEVTAPEGLPPVYYKAAIAVLLVLLLLITALWLEVI; encoded by the coding sequence ATGGCGGACGCACCGGACACCGAACGGCAGGCGGTCGAACCCGACGCGAAAGAGGTTCTTAGCGTGTCACAGCTGAACGACCGGATTGCATCGGTCGTCCAGGACACGCCTGCCCTCAACGGCGTCCGCTGTATTGGCGAAGTCACTGACCTTCACCAGAACAGTACGGCGCTCTACTTCACACTCACCGACGGCGACGCCGAACTCCCCTGTATGATCTGGGCGAACCGTTACCGGGAGATGGACGCCGACCTCGAGGACGGGACCGAAGTCATCCTCGAGGGCGATATCGACTACTGGGTCGAAGGTGGGAAAATCGACCTCAAACCGTGGGAGGTGATCGTCGTCGGCGACGGCGACCAGGCGGCTGCAGTCGAGCGACTGCGAAGCGAACTCGAAGAGCGTGGCTGGTTCGACGACGAGCAGAAACAGCAGCCGCCAGCGTTCCCGGAGCGGGTCGGCGTCGTCACGTCCCTCCGAGGGGACGCCCGGTACGACATCCAGAACGCGATCCACGAGCAGGACCCCACCGTCGACATCCTGGTGAAGGACGCAACCGTCCAGGGGTCGAACGCGCCGACATCCATCGCGAACGGCATCCACCATCTCGACCGCTCGGAGGACGTCGACGCGATCATCATCGGTCGGGGCGGTGGGAGCGATTCGAACCTCCAAGCGTTCAACACGGAGCGGGTCGCGGAGGCGATCTTCACCGCCAATACCCCGGTGGTCACGGCGATTGGACACACCGATGACCGACTCATCGCGGATCAGGTGACGGACGTCGCGACGATCACGCCCACCGCCGCCGGCGAGTATATCGCGAACTCCCGGAATGACTTTCTCGCCAGCGAGATCGAGCCGCTAGAGCAGCAACTTGACGCTGCGTACGAGACCTTCCAGCAGGAGCACGAACACGAGGCGGAACTGGCAGAGGCTGTCGAGGAGGTGACGGCACCAGAGGGTCTTCCGCCAGTCTACTACAAGGCCGCTA
- a CDS encoding DUF1931 domain-containing protein, with amino-acid sequence MSDLIVKAAVKDELSEHNVSADFYDALNEEVAELLNDAADRAEANDRKTVQPRDL; translated from the coding sequence ATGTCTGACCTAATCGTCAAAGCAGCCGTGAAGGACGAACTTTCGGAGCACAACGTCTCGGCCGATTTCTACGACGCCCTCAACGAGGAAGTTGCCGAACTGCTCAACGACGCCGCCGACCGTGCCGAGGCCAACGACCGGAAGACGGTCCAGCCCCGCGACCTGTAG
- a CDS encoding PadR family transcriptional regulator, with protein sequence MHDLTGFQRDILTVIAGLDEPHGLAVKDELEDYYEQEINHGRLYPNLDDLVDKGLLEKGQLDKRTNVYTLTQRGRREIAARRDWETQYVDLSE encoded by the coding sequence ATGCACGATTTAACCGGATTCCAGCGGGATATCTTGACCGTGATCGCCGGGCTCGACGAACCACATGGGCTCGCAGTCAAGGACGAACTCGAGGACTACTACGAACAAGAAATCAATCATGGCCGTCTTTATCCAAATCTCGACGACCTCGTCGACAAAGGCCTCCTCGAAAAGGGACAACTCGACAAACGCACGAACGTGTACACGCTCACACAGCGTGGCCGCCGTGAAATTGCTGCTCGTCGCGACTGGGAAACCCAGTACGTCGACCTCAGCGAGTAA